In one window of Lewinellaceae bacterium DNA:
- a CDS encoding transposase family protein, producing the protein MIELVWERGIPRAIRLDNGPEFRGNTFTIWCKDLNINILFIQQGKPMQNAYTERFN; encoded by the coding sequence ATGATTGAACTGGTATGGGAAAGAGGCATACCGCGAGCAATCCGTTTAGATAACGGTCCGGAGTTCCGGGGAAACACCTTTACCATTTGGTGTAAAGACCTGAATATAAACATCCTATTTATTCAGCAAGGTAAGCCAATGCAAAACGCTTATACCGAACGATTCAACTGA